In Heliangelus exortis chromosome 18, bHelExo1.hap1, whole genome shotgun sequence, a single genomic region encodes these proteins:
- the CTNND1 gene encoding catenin delta-1 isoform X8 has protein sequence MQDPGQIVEETYTMEEDPEGAMSVVSVETSDDGTTRRTETTVKKVVKTVTTRTVQQVPVGPDGLPLETSPITSNYVQTMDRNFRKNGNGGPGGYLSQPGTATLPRNYHYPDGYGRPYEDGYPGSDHSYGSLSRVTRIDERYRPSMDTYRAPSRQDIYGPQPQVRVGGSNMDLNHFHPEPYGLEDDQRSVGFEDVDYGLMSDYGTARRAGTPSDPRRRLRSYEDMLVDEVAPDRYYWAPLAQHERGSLASLDSLRKGGPPPGNWRQPELPEVITMLSFRLDAVKSNAAAYLQHLCYRNDKVKTEVRKLKGIPVLVGLLDHPKKEVHYGACGALKNISFGKDQDNKIAIKNCDGVPALVRLLRKAHDMDLTEVITGTLWNLSSHDSIKMAIVDHALHALTDEVVIPRSGWEREPNEDSKPRHIEWESVLTNTAGCLRNVSSERSEARRKLRECDGLVDALIYIVQSEIGQKDSDSKLVENCVCLLRNLSYQVHREIPHAERYQETPLALANNAGPHAASCFGAKKGKDEWFSRGKKLPEDPGADTVDFPKRAIPAKGYELLFQPEVVRIYISLLKESKTPAILEASAGAIQNLCAGSWTYGRYIRSALRQEKGLSAIADLLTHDSERVVKAASGALRNLAVDLRNKELIGKHAIPNLVKNLPGGQQTPTKNLSEDTVVSILNTINEVIVDNLEAAKKLRETQGIEKLVLINKSGNRSEREVRAAALVLQTVWGYKELRKPLEKEGWKKSDFQVNLSSASRTQGGNSFDDSTLPLIDRNQKTDKKSSREEIQMSNMGPDNYSTLNERDHSRTLDRSGDLGDMEPVKAAPLMQEEGQELHPAVEAEEDAAIFSPVLVCPTVSCPV, from the exons ATGCAGGACCCAGGCCAGATTGTGGAGGAGACATACACCATGGAGGAGGACCCAGAAGGGGCCATGTCTGTTGTGTCTGTGGAGACATCAGATGATGGGACAACCCGGCGCACAGAGACCACG GTGAAGAAAGTTGTGAAGACTGTGACCACCCGGACGGTGCAGCAGGTTCCAGTGGGGCCTGATGGGTTACCTTTGGAAACCTCCCCCATCACCAGCAACTATGTCCAGACCATGGATAGGAACTTCCGCAAGAATGGCAATGGTGGCCCTGGTGGCTACCTGAGCCAGCCAGGCACAGCCACCCTCCCTCGTAACTACCACTACCCTGATGGGTATGGCCGGCCCTACGAGGATGGTTACCCAGGCAGTGACCACAGCTATGGCAGCCTGTCCCGTGTCACCCGCATTGATGAGCGCTATCGGCCCTCCATGGACACCTACCGGGCCCCCAGCCGCCAGGACATCTATGGACCGCAGCCTCAGGTGCGTGTTGGGGGCAGCAACATGGACCTCAACCACTTCCATCCTGAGCCTTACGGCCTGGAGGATGACCAGCGCAGCGTGGGCTTTGAAGATGTAGACTACGGGCTTATGTCTGACTATGGCACGGCCAGGCGGGCAGGGACTCCCTCTGACCCCCGGCGCCGGCTCAG GAGTTATGAAGATATGCTGGTAGATGAAGTGGCCCCTGACCGGTACTACTGGGCACCTCTGGCTCAACACGAGCGGGGCAGCTTGGCTAGTCTGGACAGCCTGCGGAAGGGAGGGCCACCCCCCGGGAACTGGCGCCAGCCAGAGCTGCCGGAGGTGATAACCATGCTGAGCTTTCGGCTGGATGCTGTCAAGTCCAATGCGGCTGCCTACCTGCAGCACCTTTGCTACCGCAATGACAAGGTGAAGACAGAGGTGCGCAAGCTGAAGGGCAtccctgtgctggtgggatTGTTAGATCACCCCAAGAAAGAGGTGCACTATGGTGCCTGTGGAGCCCTGAAGAACATCTCCTTTGGCAAAGACCAGGACAATAAGATCGCCATCAAGAATTGCGATGGGGTGCCTGCTCTGGTGCGCCTGTTGCGGAAGGCCCACGACATGGACCTCACGGAGGTCATCACAG GAACACTGTGGAATCTGTCCTCACATGACTCCATCAAGATGGCCATTGTGGATCATGCACTACACGCTCTGACTGATGAGGTTGTCATTCCCCGCTCTGGCTGGGAGCGGGAACCCAACGAGGACTCAAAACCCCGCCATATTGAGTGGGAGTCGGTGCTCACCAATACGGCTGGCTGCCTTAG GAATGTGAGCTCAGAGCGGAGTGAGGCCCGTCGGAAGCTGCGGGAATGTGATGGGCTGGTGGATGCCCTGATTTACATTGTCCAATCTGAGATTGGCCAGAAGGACTCTGACAGCAAG CTGGTGGAGAACTGTGTGTGCCTACTGAGAAACTTGTCCTACCAAGTCCACCGTGAGATCCCCCATGCTGAGCGCTACCAGGAGACACCTCTGGCCCTGGCCAACAACGCTGGGCCCCATGCTGCGAGTTGCTTCGGTGCCAAGAAGGGAAAAG ACGAATGGTTCTCCAGAG GTAAAAAGCTCCCAGAAGACCCTGGTGCTGATACAGTGGATTTTCCCAAAAGAGCAATTCCAGCCAAAG GCTACGAGCTCCTCTTCCAGCCAGAAGTGGTCCGGATATACATCTCCCtcctgaaggaaagcaaaactcCAGCCATCCTGGAGGCTTCAGCAGGAGCCATTCAGAAcctgtgtgctggcagctggaCA TATGGCCGGTACATCCGCTCGGCGTTGCGCCAGGAGAAGGGACTCTCGGCCATTGCTGACCTCCTGACCCATGACAGTGAGCGGGTGGTCAAAGCAGCTTCTGGAGCCCTGCGGAACCTGGCTGTTGACCTGCGTAACAAGGAGCTGATAG gTAAACATGCTATCCCCAACCTAGTTAAGAACCTGCCTGGAGGCCAGCAAACTCCAACCAAAAACCTCTCTGAGGACACAGTGGTGTCAATCCTCAACACCATCAATGAAGTAATTGTAGACAACCTTGAGGCTGCCAAGAAGCTGCGGGAAACGCAGGGGATTGAGAAGTTGGTGCTGATCAACAAATCTGG GAACCGCTCAGAGAGAGAAGTCCGAGCAGCTGCCCTTGTCTTGCAGACTGTCTGGGGATACAAAGAGCTGCGGAAGCCCCTGGAGAAGGAAGGCTGGAAGAAGTCAGACTTCCAG GTGAACCTGAGCAGTGCTTCTCGGACCCAGGGAGGCAACTCATTTGATGACAGCACCTTGCCTCTCATTgacagaaaccaaaaaacag ACAAGAAATCCTCCCGGGAGGAGATCCAGATGAGCAACATGGGACCAG atAACTACTCCACACTCAATGAGAGGGACCACAGCAGGACACTGGACCGATCTGGTGATCTTGGTGACATGGAGCCAGTGAAGGCAGCACCGTTGATG caggaggaggggcaGGAATTGCACCCCGCGGTAGAGGCGGAGGAGGATGCTGCCATCTTTTCCCCTGTGTTGGTATGTCCCACAGTATCCTGCCCAGTCTGA
- the CTNND1 gene encoding catenin delta-1 isoform X1, whose amino-acid sequence MDDSEVESTASILASVKEQEAQFEKLTRALEEERRHVSAQLERVRVSPQDASPGLANGTLTRRHQNGRFLGDADLERQKYQDLKLNGPQDHSHLLYSTIPRMQDPGQIVEETYTMEEDPEGAMSVVSVETSDDGTTRRTETTVKKVVKTVTTRTVQQVPVGPDGLPLETSPITSNYVQTMDRNFRKNGNGGPGGYLSQPGTATLPRNYHYPDGYGRPYEDGYPGSDHSYGSLSRVTRIDERYRPSMDTYRAPSRQDIYGPQPQVRVGGSNMDLNHFHPEPYGLEDDQRSVGFEDVDYGLMSDYGTARRAGTPSDPRRRLRSYEDMLVDEVAPDRYYWAPLAQHERGSLASLDSLRKGGPPPGNWRQPELPEVITMLSFRLDAVKSNAAAYLQHLCYRNDKVKTEVRKLKGIPVLVGLLDHPKKEVHYGACGALKNISFGKDQDNKIAIKNCDGVPALVRLLRKAHDMDLTEVITGTLWNLSSHDSIKMAIVDHALHALTDEVVIPRSGWEREPNEDSKPRHIEWESVLTNTAGCLRNVSSERSEARRKLRECDGLVDALIYIVQSEIGQKDSDSKLVENCVCLLRNLSYQVHREIPHAERYQETPLALANNAGPHAASCFGAKKGKGKKLPEDPGADTVDFPKRAIPAKGYELLFQPEVVRIYISLLKESKTPAILEASAGAIQNLCAGSWTYGRYIRSALRQEKGLSAIADLLTHDSERVVKAASGALRNLAVDLRNKELIGKHAIPNLVKNLPGGQQTPTKNLSEDTVVSILNTINEVIVDNLEAAKKLRETQGIEKLVLINKSGNRSEREVRAAALVLQTVWGYKELRKPLEKEGWKKSDFQVNLSSASRTQGGNSFDDSTLPLIDRNQKTDKKSSREEIQMSNMGPDNYSTLNERDHSRTLDRSGDLGDMEPVKAAPLMQEEGQELHPAVEAEEDAAIFSPVLVCPTVSCPV is encoded by the exons ATGGACGACTCGGAAGTGGAGTCGACTGCCAGCATCCTTGCCTCTGtcaaggagcaggaggcacagTTCGAGAAGCTGACCCGGGCGCTTGAGGAGGAACGGCGCCATGTCTCGGCCCAGCTGGAACGCGTGCGGGTCTCCCCACAGGACGCCAGCCCGGGCTTGGCCAACGGCACACTCACCCGGCGGCACCAG AACGGCCGTTTCTTGGGTGATGCTGACctggaaaggcagaaatacCAAGATCTGAAGCTCAACGGGCCACAG GACCACAGCCACCTCTTGTACAGCACAATCCCCAGGATGCAGGACCCAGGCCAGATTGTGGAGGAGACATACACCATGGAGGAGGACCCAGAAGGGGCCATGTCTGTTGTGTCTGTGGAGACATCAGATGATGGGACAACCCGGCGCACAGAGACCACG GTGAAGAAAGTTGTGAAGACTGTGACCACCCGGACGGTGCAGCAGGTTCCAGTGGGGCCTGATGGGTTACCTTTGGAAACCTCCCCCATCACCAGCAACTATGTCCAGACCATGGATAGGAACTTCCGCAAGAATGGCAATGGTGGCCCTGGTGGCTACCTGAGCCAGCCAGGCACAGCCACCCTCCCTCGTAACTACCACTACCCTGATGGGTATGGCCGGCCCTACGAGGATGGTTACCCAGGCAGTGACCACAGCTATGGCAGCCTGTCCCGTGTCACCCGCATTGATGAGCGCTATCGGCCCTCCATGGACACCTACCGGGCCCCCAGCCGCCAGGACATCTATGGACCGCAGCCTCAGGTGCGTGTTGGGGGCAGCAACATGGACCTCAACCACTTCCATCCTGAGCCTTACGGCCTGGAGGATGACCAGCGCAGCGTGGGCTTTGAAGATGTAGACTACGGGCTTATGTCTGACTATGGCACGGCCAGGCGGGCAGGGACTCCCTCTGACCCCCGGCGCCGGCTCAG GAGTTATGAAGATATGCTGGTAGATGAAGTGGCCCCTGACCGGTACTACTGGGCACCTCTGGCTCAACACGAGCGGGGCAGCTTGGCTAGTCTGGACAGCCTGCGGAAGGGAGGGCCACCCCCCGGGAACTGGCGCCAGCCAGAGCTGCCGGAGGTGATAACCATGCTGAGCTTTCGGCTGGATGCTGTCAAGTCCAATGCGGCTGCCTACCTGCAGCACCTTTGCTACCGCAATGACAAGGTGAAGACAGAGGTGCGCAAGCTGAAGGGCAtccctgtgctggtgggatTGTTAGATCACCCCAAGAAAGAGGTGCACTATGGTGCCTGTGGAGCCCTGAAGAACATCTCCTTTGGCAAAGACCAGGACAATAAGATCGCCATCAAGAATTGCGATGGGGTGCCTGCTCTGGTGCGCCTGTTGCGGAAGGCCCACGACATGGACCTCACGGAGGTCATCACAG GAACACTGTGGAATCTGTCCTCACATGACTCCATCAAGATGGCCATTGTGGATCATGCACTACACGCTCTGACTGATGAGGTTGTCATTCCCCGCTCTGGCTGGGAGCGGGAACCCAACGAGGACTCAAAACCCCGCCATATTGAGTGGGAGTCGGTGCTCACCAATACGGCTGGCTGCCTTAG GAATGTGAGCTCAGAGCGGAGTGAGGCCCGTCGGAAGCTGCGGGAATGTGATGGGCTGGTGGATGCCCTGATTTACATTGTCCAATCTGAGATTGGCCAGAAGGACTCTGACAGCAAG CTGGTGGAGAACTGTGTGTGCCTACTGAGAAACTTGTCCTACCAAGTCCACCGTGAGATCCCCCATGCTGAGCGCTACCAGGAGACACCTCTGGCCCTGGCCAACAACGCTGGGCCCCATGCTGCGAGTTGCTTCGGTGCCAAGAAGGGAAAAG GTAAAAAGCTCCCAGAAGACCCTGGTGCTGATACAGTGGATTTTCCCAAAAGAGCAATTCCAGCCAAAG GCTACGAGCTCCTCTTCCAGCCAGAAGTGGTCCGGATATACATCTCCCtcctgaaggaaagcaaaactcCAGCCATCCTGGAGGCTTCAGCAGGAGCCATTCAGAAcctgtgtgctggcagctggaCA TATGGCCGGTACATCCGCTCGGCGTTGCGCCAGGAGAAGGGACTCTCGGCCATTGCTGACCTCCTGACCCATGACAGTGAGCGGGTGGTCAAAGCAGCTTCTGGAGCCCTGCGGAACCTGGCTGTTGACCTGCGTAACAAGGAGCTGATAG gTAAACATGCTATCCCCAACCTAGTTAAGAACCTGCCTGGAGGCCAGCAAACTCCAACCAAAAACCTCTCTGAGGACACAGTGGTGTCAATCCTCAACACCATCAATGAAGTAATTGTAGACAACCTTGAGGCTGCCAAGAAGCTGCGGGAAACGCAGGGGATTGAGAAGTTGGTGCTGATCAACAAATCTGG GAACCGCTCAGAGAGAGAAGTCCGAGCAGCTGCCCTTGTCTTGCAGACTGTCTGGGGATACAAAGAGCTGCGGAAGCCCCTGGAGAAGGAAGGCTGGAAGAAGTCAGACTTCCAG GTGAACCTGAGCAGTGCTTCTCGGACCCAGGGAGGCAACTCATTTGATGACAGCACCTTGCCTCTCATTgacagaaaccaaaaaacag ACAAGAAATCCTCCCGGGAGGAGATCCAGATGAGCAACATGGGACCAG atAACTACTCCACACTCAATGAGAGGGACCACAGCAGGACACTGGACCGATCTGGTGATCTTGGTGACATGGAGCCAGTGAAGGCAGCACCGTTGATG caggaggaggggcaGGAATTGCACCCCGCGGTAGAGGCGGAGGAGGATGCTGCCATCTTTTCCCCTGTGTTGGTATGTCCCACAGTATCCTGCCCAGTCTGA
- the CTNND1 gene encoding catenin delta-1 isoform X9: MQDPGQIVEETYTMEEDPEGAMSVVSVETSDDGTTRRTETTVKKVVKTVTTRTVQQVPVGPDGLPLETSPITSNYVQTMDRNFRKNGNGGPGGYLSQPGTATLPRNYHYPDGYGRPYEDGYPGSDHSYGSLSRVTRIDERYRPSMDTYRAPSRQDIYGPQPQVRVGGSNMDLNHFHPEPYGLEDDQRSVGFEDVDYGLMSDYGTARRAGTPSDPRRRLRSYEDMLVDEVAPDRYYWAPLAQHERGSLASLDSLRKGGPPPGNWRQPELPEVITMLSFRLDAVKSNAAAYLQHLCYRNDKVKTEVRKLKGIPVLVGLLDHPKKEVHYGACGALKNISFGKDQDNKIAIKNCDGVPALVRLLRKAHDMDLTEVITGTLWNLSSHDSIKMAIVDHALHALTDEVVIPRSGWEREPNEDSKPRHIEWESVLTNTAGCLRNVSSERSEARRKLRECDGLVDALIYIVQSEIGQKDSDSKLVENCVCLLRNLSYQVHREIPHAERYQETPLALANNAGPHAASCFGAKKGKGKKLPEDPGADTVDFPKRAIPAKGYELLFQPEVVRIYISLLKESKTPAILEASAGAIQNLCAGSWTYGRYIRSALRQEKGLSAIADLLTHDSERVVKAASGALRNLAVDLRNKELIGKHAIPNLVKNLPGGQQTPTKNLSEDTVVSILNTINEVIVDNLEAAKKLRETQGIEKLVLINKSGNRSEREVRAAALVLQTVWGYKELRKPLEKEGWKKSDFQVNLSSASRTQGGNSFDDSTLPLIDRNQKTDKKSSREEIQMSNMGPDNYSTLNERDHSRTLDRSGDLGDMEPVKAAPLMQEEGQELHPAVEAEEDAAIFSPVLVCPTVSCPV; this comes from the exons ATGCAGGACCCAGGCCAGATTGTGGAGGAGACATACACCATGGAGGAGGACCCAGAAGGGGCCATGTCTGTTGTGTCTGTGGAGACATCAGATGATGGGACAACCCGGCGCACAGAGACCACG GTGAAGAAAGTTGTGAAGACTGTGACCACCCGGACGGTGCAGCAGGTTCCAGTGGGGCCTGATGGGTTACCTTTGGAAACCTCCCCCATCACCAGCAACTATGTCCAGACCATGGATAGGAACTTCCGCAAGAATGGCAATGGTGGCCCTGGTGGCTACCTGAGCCAGCCAGGCACAGCCACCCTCCCTCGTAACTACCACTACCCTGATGGGTATGGCCGGCCCTACGAGGATGGTTACCCAGGCAGTGACCACAGCTATGGCAGCCTGTCCCGTGTCACCCGCATTGATGAGCGCTATCGGCCCTCCATGGACACCTACCGGGCCCCCAGCCGCCAGGACATCTATGGACCGCAGCCTCAGGTGCGTGTTGGGGGCAGCAACATGGACCTCAACCACTTCCATCCTGAGCCTTACGGCCTGGAGGATGACCAGCGCAGCGTGGGCTTTGAAGATGTAGACTACGGGCTTATGTCTGACTATGGCACGGCCAGGCGGGCAGGGACTCCCTCTGACCCCCGGCGCCGGCTCAG GAGTTATGAAGATATGCTGGTAGATGAAGTGGCCCCTGACCGGTACTACTGGGCACCTCTGGCTCAACACGAGCGGGGCAGCTTGGCTAGTCTGGACAGCCTGCGGAAGGGAGGGCCACCCCCCGGGAACTGGCGCCAGCCAGAGCTGCCGGAGGTGATAACCATGCTGAGCTTTCGGCTGGATGCTGTCAAGTCCAATGCGGCTGCCTACCTGCAGCACCTTTGCTACCGCAATGACAAGGTGAAGACAGAGGTGCGCAAGCTGAAGGGCAtccctgtgctggtgggatTGTTAGATCACCCCAAGAAAGAGGTGCACTATGGTGCCTGTGGAGCCCTGAAGAACATCTCCTTTGGCAAAGACCAGGACAATAAGATCGCCATCAAGAATTGCGATGGGGTGCCTGCTCTGGTGCGCCTGTTGCGGAAGGCCCACGACATGGACCTCACGGAGGTCATCACAG GAACACTGTGGAATCTGTCCTCACATGACTCCATCAAGATGGCCATTGTGGATCATGCACTACACGCTCTGACTGATGAGGTTGTCATTCCCCGCTCTGGCTGGGAGCGGGAACCCAACGAGGACTCAAAACCCCGCCATATTGAGTGGGAGTCGGTGCTCACCAATACGGCTGGCTGCCTTAG GAATGTGAGCTCAGAGCGGAGTGAGGCCCGTCGGAAGCTGCGGGAATGTGATGGGCTGGTGGATGCCCTGATTTACATTGTCCAATCTGAGATTGGCCAGAAGGACTCTGACAGCAAG CTGGTGGAGAACTGTGTGTGCCTACTGAGAAACTTGTCCTACCAAGTCCACCGTGAGATCCCCCATGCTGAGCGCTACCAGGAGACACCTCTGGCCCTGGCCAACAACGCTGGGCCCCATGCTGCGAGTTGCTTCGGTGCCAAGAAGGGAAAAG GTAAAAAGCTCCCAGAAGACCCTGGTGCTGATACAGTGGATTTTCCCAAAAGAGCAATTCCAGCCAAAG GCTACGAGCTCCTCTTCCAGCCAGAAGTGGTCCGGATATACATCTCCCtcctgaaggaaagcaaaactcCAGCCATCCTGGAGGCTTCAGCAGGAGCCATTCAGAAcctgtgtgctggcagctggaCA TATGGCCGGTACATCCGCTCGGCGTTGCGCCAGGAGAAGGGACTCTCGGCCATTGCTGACCTCCTGACCCATGACAGTGAGCGGGTGGTCAAAGCAGCTTCTGGAGCCCTGCGGAACCTGGCTGTTGACCTGCGTAACAAGGAGCTGATAG gTAAACATGCTATCCCCAACCTAGTTAAGAACCTGCCTGGAGGCCAGCAAACTCCAACCAAAAACCTCTCTGAGGACACAGTGGTGTCAATCCTCAACACCATCAATGAAGTAATTGTAGACAACCTTGAGGCTGCCAAGAAGCTGCGGGAAACGCAGGGGATTGAGAAGTTGGTGCTGATCAACAAATCTGG GAACCGCTCAGAGAGAGAAGTCCGAGCAGCTGCCCTTGTCTTGCAGACTGTCTGGGGATACAAAGAGCTGCGGAAGCCCCTGGAGAAGGAAGGCTGGAAGAAGTCAGACTTCCAG GTGAACCTGAGCAGTGCTTCTCGGACCCAGGGAGGCAACTCATTTGATGACAGCACCTTGCCTCTCATTgacagaaaccaaaaaacag ACAAGAAATCCTCCCGGGAGGAGATCCAGATGAGCAACATGGGACCAG atAACTACTCCACACTCAATGAGAGGGACCACAGCAGGACACTGGACCGATCTGGTGATCTTGGTGACATGGAGCCAGTGAAGGCAGCACCGTTGATG caggaggaggggcaGGAATTGCACCCCGCGGTAGAGGCGGAGGAGGATGCTGCCATCTTTTCCCCTGTGTTGGTATGTCCCACAGTATCCTGCCCAGTCTGA